AGAATAGACGCTTTGAGGATGTTGATACGGTCAATTTCGTCCGGCAAAACAATTCCAATAGCCCAGGCTATGGCTTCTTGTTCTATGATATGTCTTGCTGCTACCCGTTTCTGATGACTGAGTTGTTTGGAATCATTTACCTCATCATATTTAAAGCCGGGGGGTAAAATGACCGCAGCCGCAAATACAGCACCGGCAAGGCAACCCCTTCCGGCCTCATCACAACCTGCTTCTGGTAATAGGTTTTGGATACGGGGCAGCATGGTCAGTGTCTTTTTCAGGCAAAGTTAGATAGTCCGTGATTTGGTATTATTAAATCGAAGAATTAATTCTGCGGACATTCCTGTTATTTTCAAAAAATCAACTGTCCAACAGTGTTTGAGTTGATTAAAAAAGGTATTATCTCTAAAACAAGGATATATTTCTTATCTTTGTCAAAAATCTTGATTAGCATTGAGCATAAAAGGGTTTCTCAAACCCAAGGTGTGTAGTTTGTATGGAGCAGTTTCTATAGATTAACGGTATGAATAAAGTATTTTTCCTCGTTTTTAATATCGTTGCAGGGGTCGGCTTGCTCACCCTTCCTTATATAAAAACTGCAAATGCTGAACGGGAAATTAAATTGGCGAAGCGCGAATATCCACAAAATTATTTTAGCCAACCGATGGATATTCCGATGCGGCTGACCGGAAATTTTGGCGAATTGAGGTCTAACCATTTCCACACCGGCATTGACTGTAAAACCAATGGTCAGGAAAATTTAAATGTTTACGCACTTGCTGACGGGTTTGTTTCAAGGGTTGCAGTTTCACCGCGTGGTTATGGAAATGCACTTTATATAGATTATCCGAATGGTTTTACAAGTGTGTATGCACATATCAACAGTTTTTCCGGAGAAATCGGCGACTATGTGAAACGGAAACAGTACGAACTGCAAAAATTTGAAATTGACGAAAAAATCCCTCCTTCTCTCTTACCGGTTACAAAAGGGCAGTTAGTCGCCAAATCGGGCAATACAGGCTCTTCAAACGGACCGCACCTGCATTTCGAAATGCGCGATACAGAAACGGAAATAGCCATCAACCCGCTGCTGTTTGGGTTTCATGTTCCGGATGATATCAAACCTACGATTACGCAATTGGCCATCTATGGCTTTAAAGGTGAAACATCCGGCTATCAATCGCCAAAACTTTATGCGACCAAATTGCAGAACGGCAATTATGTTACCGCACAAAACCTGTTAAAAGTTAACCACCCTCGGGTGGGCCTTGGCATAAAAACACAAGATAAGAAAAACGAACTATACAATATCAACAACGTGTATGGGCTTAAAATGTACGATAACGGCAATCTGTTGTATGCTTTTGAAATGGAGCAAATCGGATTTTCCGAAAGCCGTTATATCAATGCCCATATTGATTATATGCTAAAAAAACAGGAAAAAGGACTCGTTCAAAAATGTTTTGTCGAACCCGCCAACAAATTATCAATTTACCAACAGGCAATCAACAACGGCATCATCAACCTCAGTGACGGTCTTTTGCACAAAATTGTAATTGAAGTCAACGATTTTAACAACAATATATCTACCGTAAGCATCATGTTGCAATATGACCCTTTGCAACCTTTGTCCCCGGTTACTGAGGCTCCTTACAATGCTCAATTCAGTTGTTTTACAGACAATTCTTATCAAAATGACTTTTTGAAACTTCATCTGCCTTCCGGCTGTCTGTACAATGATTTGTTTTTTCAATACGATATGAAACCTGCAACTCAAACAGATATCTATTCTTCTCTGCATCAGATTCACCTGAATGAGGTCCCTATTCACAGCTATTGCGATATAGCCATCAAACCAACCACTCTTCCTTTCGAGTTGTATGATTACGCACTACTCGTATTTAAAAACAATACAGGAAAGGTTACCCCCTTAAAAAGCCGATGGGAAGGCAATTTTCTGACCGGTCAGACAAGGGAGTTCGGACAGTTTTATATTACCACAGACATCAAAAAACCGACTATAACTGCGGTCAATATTGTACCCGGAAAGCTGATGACCAAAAACAAATCTATTCAACTGAAAATTTCGGACAATCTTTCGGGCATTGATTCCTTCAACGGTTATATTGACAACCGTTGGGTACTGATGGAATACGATCAGAAAAGTGCACGGATTTGGCATACTTTTGACGAAATTACCGGAGCGCCCGGCACTCACGAATTTAAATTAGTGGTCAGGGATGCCAAATACAATACCGCAGAATTTGTCGCAAAATTTAAAAGGTAACTGATTGCTTTTCTAAAGAAGGAAGCGAACACCACAAAACGAATTACCTTTGCAGGTTGAAAAGTCTTAGAAGTTTCGCCTTGCTTGTATATTTTGTTTTTGTATTCCATTCATTGTCTTATTATGATGTCCATTCTCTGAACCCCAACAACACAGGCTAATGATATTACTCATCGTATTGCTCACATTGGTTGCTATGTTGGTCGGATTGTATCGCAATTTGCAGCGCAGACAATTTTTAATCCGGGCAGCCTTTAAGCAATTGGATGAAATAATTGGCCAAGCTTCGGAAACAGCGGGCAAATTTGTCGAAACTCTGCGGGAAACAAAAGGGAATGACCTGAACGAATTTACCATCATTAACCAACTTCGATGGCAAACTACCTCCCGAAAGGTTTCGGTGGAAAATAAAGCACAGGCATTGAACGAACTGATTTTGCAGTTTGAACGGATGTGCCGGCAACCGGAACAGCAAAACAATTTAAAGGATATTCCTCAACTCGGCAACCTTTACCAAACCTGGGAAAACACGCTCAACCTTCTCGACACGGAAAAAGAAACCTACAATTACGCCATTCTGGACTATAATAATATCATCAAAAAATTTCCTTACAAACAGTTTGGACGCTTGCTTCGCATCTTGCCAAAAACCGCTCTTCAAATTTCAAACTAAAGCACAAGACCTCTTGTGTTGCTGTTGATCTTTGCATTTATTTTTATTAACCCCCAAGTTTGAATCTCGTGTTAGTCCAACATCATACCGGTCCCGGTTTTAATCTTTTAAGAATTGGTTTGTTCATTTTTCTGGCAATATTCAGTGCTTGCGACCTGTCTTCCGGAAGGTTAATAAATGGTGCTGTGGCTCCGGAACTTGCAATGTATGATGTCCACGGAAATCTTCTGAGTTCGAAGGAGATTTTGGCAGAGAAAAAGATAATCCTGATAGACTTTTGGGCATCGTGGTGCAAACCCTGCCGGCAAACAAATCCTGAGTTGGTAAAACTATATGAAAAGTATAAAGATGCCGACTTTGGAACAGCTCAGGGTTTTACCATCATCAGCGTATCGCTCGATACCGATAAAACCGCATGGTTAAACGCCATCGAACAAGACAATTTGATTTGGCCGCACCATGTATGCGATTTTAAGGGGTTTGCCTCTCCTGCTCCGGTGGTATTTCAGTTTGAGAAAATACCGACTACCTATCTCATCAGCGAGCGGGAGATAATTATTGGAAAGGACCAAACCATCAAATGGATGGATTATGAACTGAGTCGGCGGGTGGTGAAGGCAGGAAAAAAAGAAAACGATAATACAGGCAGTTAATATGTCATTTTGTATAGCATGTTCAAAAACAGGGGGCTGAAATTTCACGCATTTATACTTATCGCTGTCATAATGTCAGCAAATTGAATATGGCAAGGTGTTTGCGTTGATGATTTGTTAATCCTGACTACCCATGTCAAACATCCAATTATTATATAAACTATGAGCGAAAAAGATTTCCCGATAGAATTAGAAAATCAACCCGAGCAAAATATTATTGAGCCGGTCGAAGAAACCATACATCCGGTCGAAGAAGTCATTGCCAATTTACCCTTGGAAGAAGAAGTACAAAAACTATCCAAAGAGCTGAAAGAAGTACAGGATAAGTACCTTCGCCTCTACGCAGAATTTGATAATTACCGGACAAGAACCCGAAAAGAGTTTGCCGATTTGGTGAAGACCGCATCCAAAGATGTAATTACCGAACTTCTGCCCATATTGGACAATTTCGAACGGGCATTCAAATCGTTTCAGGGAGATGCCGAAATGGCCAAAGGGTTTGAACTCATCCAAAACCAACTGATACATCAGTTAGGGTTGAAAGGACTCAAGCCGATGCAGGCAATCGGACAGCCTTTTGATGCTGATCTCCACGAAGCCATCGCAGAAGCACCCGCTCCGTCTGAAGAACAAAAAGGAACCGTATTGGATGAAGTGGAAAAAGGTTATTTCCTTTACGACAAAATCATCCGTTACGCCAAAGTCGTTGTGGGCAATTAAGTATATTCAAAAGTTAAAATCCCCCCGTTTTTCTGGAATACAGTTAGATTCCCCGCACTTATCAAAAAGTTAACCCCCCTTTTATTTTTCAAAATTAGCTTATAAAGCTGCCAAAAACATGCAAAAGAGAGATTATTACGAAGTATTGGAAGTAACCAAAACTGCAACTTCCGAAGAAATTAAAAAGGCCTACCGAAAAGTAGCCATGAAGTATCACCCCGACGTAAATCCCGGAAATAAGGAAGCGGAGGAACTTTTTAAGGAAGCAGCAGAAGCCTATGAAGTATTGAGCAATTCCGAAAAACGCGCCCAATATGACCGTTTCGGACATAGCGGAATGCGCGGTAACATGGGGGGTGGGTTTACGAACCCGGAAGATATATTTTCTCATTTCGGCGATATTTTTGGCGATTTATTTGGCAATAACTTCGGAGGTAGAGGAGCGAGCACACAAAGACGCGGCAGCAACCTGAAAACCAAAATCAAGTTGAGCCTGGAAGAAATTTCAGAGGGTGTTCAAAAAAACATCAAAATCAAAAAATATGTTGCCTGCAATACCTGTAATGGTATTGGCGCAAAAAGCAAAGAAGGCGTTAAAACCTGCAGCACTTGTCAGGGACATGGGCGGGTCCGGCAGGTTACCAATACCTTTCTCGGGCAAATGCAAACAACGATTACCTGTCCCCACTGCGAAGGACTGGGTACGGTGGTTACAAACAAATGTTCAACATGTAGCGGAACAGGACGACAGTATGGCGAAGAAACCATCTCAATAGATATACCTGCCGGAGTGAATGAAAACATTCAACTTTCCATGACCAACAAAGGAAATGTCGGTGAAAGAAACGGCCCTTCAGGCGACCTGATCATCACCATCGAAGAGTTGCCACACGAACACCTCAAACGGCAAGGCTCCGATGTTATCTATTCGCTTTATATCAGTTTTACCGATGCCGCAATCGGCAACAACAATATAGAAGTGCCTACGCTGAAAGGAAAAGCTAAAATTAAAATCCCGGCCGGCACGCAATCCGGTAAAATTTTCAGGCTGAACGGAAAAGGGCTGCCCAATCTGAACGGTTATGGCCGGGGAGATCAGGTGATTGAAGTAAATATCTGGACCCCTCAACAACTGACCCCTAAAGAAACCGAACTGCTCGAACAACTTCGCCACCTGCCCAATTTTCAGCCTAAACCTGAAAAAGGCGAAAAGGGGTTTTTTGAAAAAATGCGCGACTATTTTAACGGGTAAGTAACGAATAACCCCCTATTTGCTTCCATATCCGGCTGCCGTTATTTTTCTATGATTAAGCCTGTTTCAGAAAATTATGAGCCATATACCTTTCCAAACGATTGACTGGGATTCGGTCGAAAAAACGGAACATTCCGGAGAAACAGGAACTGCTATTTGGCAAACCATACAATTTGAAGGGCTGAGAATCCGGTTAGTAGAATACAGCAACAACTATCTGGCGGATCACTGGTGTCAGTTAGGGCATCTCATCTATTGTCTTGAAGGCGAATTTATAACCGAATTGAGTTCCGGACAGCGCATTAAACTTTCGAAGGGCGATACTTATGTGGTCTCAGACCAGCTCAGTTCCCATCGCTCTTTTTCAGAAAATGGCACAAAACTGCTGATTGTAGATGGTGATTTTTTGAAACTTACCTGAAAAAATTTGCAACAGGCATGATCTATATCACCCAACTCATTTATATTGCCGAAGGGCAGGAGGATGTTTTCGACCAATTTGAGGACATCGCTATCCCTGCAATAGCCAAATACAACGGAAAGCTATTGTTCAGAGTAAGACCGGATAAGCAATCTTATATTGAACAAAATATTGACCCGCCTTATGAAATCCACCTTGTTGTTTTCGATTCGGCACAGGATTTCGAAAACTTTAAACAGGACGAAGCGCGCAAAAAATTCCTTCACCTGAAAGAGCAATCTATCAGAGAATCTGTGATAATTCAGGGGGAGGTAATTTAACCTGAACCTTTGAGTTCAACAACAAGATTTGAGATTGTCCTACATACTTTGGCAATCGGAGCAAGATTTTTTATTCCGTAACAGACGGCTGCTCAACCTGCGCTTTTTTCCCAATTCCCAACAATTTTTGAACAAGCGCTACCCCTATATAAATCAAAATAGAGACAGCGATGCCCAACCCTCCAAGCAGAGCGATAAGGGCTAACCCAATTGCAACTGCGATATATTTTATTTCATTTCCTTTCCAGCCGAGATGTTTAAATTTCAAAGGGGGCATTGGCAACTCAGCAACTAATAGCAAGGAAAAAACAAGAGTAACGGCATATAAAAATACCGGCTTATAAATAATCGCAGCAAGTCCGTAGGTATCGTTTTGAGCAATCAATACCAAGGCTATCATAAACATGGTACAAGTTGGAGTAGGCACCCCTATAAATCCGTCTGTTTGCCGGGTATCAATATTAAACTTTGCTAAACGGATGGCCGAAAAAATGGTAATTAACATGGCCGGCAAAGGTTGCCACCACGAAACGGTATAACCGATTGCTTCATAAATAAGCTGATAAAGGACAACCCCCGGCAATACCCCGAATGTTACCATATCTGCCAAAGAATCCAATTGCATTCCAAGTGGTGAAGATACTTTCAGCATCCGGGCAGATAATCCGTCAATAAAATCGGCAAATGCGGCGGCAATAATCAAATGAGGCACCCATACCATTTGACCCTGAAAGGCTAAAATAATTGCAGTACATCCTAAAGCGAGATTGAGCAAGGTAATGAAGTTCGGCACTTGTCGTTTCATAATGTTAAATATTCGTGTTGTTAATGCTGTTCTAATTCAAATTGAAATAGTCGTAAATTTAAATTCAGGCCTGATTTCCTGAATACACCCAACTTATTTAAGACTTATTACCGGGCGGTTTTGTTACTGCTTTTCAAACTTTTGCGACTTTTGGGGTTTATCGTTATGTTGACGTTTATGTAAAGATTTGTTGTGTTCTGATTTGGGTAAGTGTATAAATCGAGTCTTAACTTTAGTAAAACCCTTTATCTTCAACTCCTTCCACATTGCAGGCTGATAGCCTTCAACTGCAAGCGTCTTCTCCTATAATCATCTCCTGAAAAACGCCTATCGTCCGGTGTCATTCTGCTAAGAACTCCACATCATTTTTTTGATTTTAAACAGGTGGAAAGGCAATTCAGGGCCAAGTTCCACATAATTCATTTCCTTTTCCCAGATATAGCTGTTGCCACTGATTAAATCCTGCATCACCAATTTTTCACCCGGGTTTGTCTTCATTTCTTTATAGGGCAAACTGACCATTCCGTTCTGACGATGGTAGGGGTCAAGGCTCACCACCATCAACAGTTGATTGTGATGGTCGGGAGTAGTCTTGAAATAGGCCAAAAGGTGATTGTTTTCGATGGGGCAAAACGAGATATTGTTATAGTTTTGCAGGGCGAGATTTTCCTTTCTTATTTTGTTAAGCAGCGTAATCAGATAGGTGAGCCGGTTGGCATGTTCCCAATTCCAGTGTTTTAACTCATATTTTTCCGAGTTAAAGTATTCTTCTTTACCCGGAATTGCCTGAAACTGCATAAACTCAAAAACAGGTCCGTATATTCCGTAGCTCGAACTTAAAGTTGCCGCCAAAAACAAACGGGTCATAAACACGGCCTCGTTGCCGGTTTGCATGATATAGGGGTTAATATCGGGGGTGTTTGGCCAGAAATTGGGTCTGAAATATTCTTTTGAATCCGTTTGGGTGAGTTCGGTCATATATTCGACGATTTCGTGTTTATGGATTCGCCAGGTAAAATAGGTATAGGATTGTGAGAATCCGATTTTGGCCAATTGGTGCATGATTTTAGGGGCGGTAAAGGCTTCGGAGAGGAAGAGCACATCGGGATGTTTCTTTTTTACTTCCGAAATCAGCCATTCCCAAAACCTGAATGGTTTGGTATGCGGATTGTCCACCCTAAAAATGGTAATTCCCTGTTCGGCCCAATATAAGGCTATGCTTAACAACTCATCCCAGAGGTTTTGCCAGTCGGAGGTTTCAAAAAAGATGGGTAAAATGTCCTGATATTTTTTGGGCGGGTTTTCGGCATATTGCACGGTTCCGTCCGGTCGCCATTTGAACCATTGCGGATATTTTTTTACATACGGATGATCGGGCGCACATTGCAATGCGAAATCCATGGCAATTTCTATTCCTAAAAGTTTGGCTTCAGTCAGCAGGGCAGTAAAATCTTCCATTGACCCCAACTGCGGATGCAGTGCTTTATGTCCACCGAGTTGGGAACCGATGCCCCAGGGCGAACCCACATCTTCGGGTTCTGCTTTTGTCGAATTGTTCTTGCCTTTTCTGTTCACCTCTCCGATGGGATGGATGGGCGGAAAATACAACACATCAAACCCCATTTGGGCTACACGGGGCAACAGTTTGAGGCAGTCTTTAAACGTTCCGTGTTTCCCTTCTTCCTGTGATGCTGAACGGGGGAAAAATTCGTACCAGGTGCTGAACAAGGCTTTGTACCGGTCAACGTAAACTTGCAGGAAGGGGGAGGTTACGGCATAGTCTTTCGTGGGGTATTTCAAAAACAAATCGTGCAGGCTTTCAGACTGTACATATAAAATGGCTTCCTGATAGCGGGTTTCATCTTTAAATAAATGAATGGCATAATTCAACGAACCGCTTTCTTCTTCTGTACAATGGGGGATGATTTTTTCTAAAAACTGCACCCCTTCGAGCAGTTCGGAATTGATATGTTGTCCGTCATCAATTTTCCGGATTGCCCCATGTTGCCAGGTAAGTGCATAATCTATCCATGCTTCGATGGCATATTCATAAATCCCCTGTTGATGTACGGTAAACGCAGCAGCCCAAAGATCGTTGGTTTCGGTGGTCATTTGAACATTTTGCCAGGTTTTGGCGCTGTGAAAACGGTATTTCAGAATGGCCGCAACGGTATCATGTCCATCTGCCAAAATATCAGCTTCTACATATACCTGTTGGCCGACTACTCGCTTAACAAGATGCTTTCCTCCATCTAACTGAGGAACTATGTTTTCGATGACTACTCTACTTTGACCGGATTGTTTCATCAGAACAGTTTGAAATTGGTTGTACAAAGCAAGGACTCTTCCGCCTTCATGTGCAGAGGATTAGCGGTAAAAGTAGTCATTTTTTATCTGCCTGATTATTGTTCTGCCTCAATTTATTGTGTAATCGGAACAATGCGCTGATCATAAGAAAGGGCGACAAAAACTCCGGTACCTCCCTCAATATTGCTTACAATCCGCGCCGGCCGGCTAAAGGGGCTGTCTGAAGCATCTTCGGCATCGTCAACGGTGTCTAAAAAGCGATAATATTCTTCGTTGATATGATAAAGCCGGACAATGACCGTATCTGTAACCCTGAAATTATAGCCCATTCCCACCGAAACCCTTCCATCGCTTAACGCCTTATCCGAAAATTCCCAGGTGCGCAGCGAATCTCTTTCAAAAGGGTTGGCGGCATTTGCAAACCAGACTTTGTAAAAGTTTTCGTCCGGTTTCGGGTCATAAAAATACATCAACATAGCCGCTTTTAAAGAATCATTGAGCAAATACATCACTGTATCTATGGGAATTACCGGCAAAAACCGCGTGGATGCCGTTGCAATCCTGTTGGTCATGGTATCTTCCACCCTGAGATGATAATCTTCATAATCATTGATTGACATAGGAGTGGTCAAAGGTTTCACATAAACTTTCAGGGTATCAATATACTGAAGCGTATCTGTTTGATTGCCCTTGGTGATGGTAACGATGGCATGTTCGACCACCGGTAAAACCTGTGAAACCGGAAAGGTTGATGGCGTAAAGAATGAAACACTCTCTGTAACCGATACTATATAATACGGAACATTACTGTCTAAATAGCTTTCAACAACTAATTTGCTTTCATATTCAGGAAGGTCAATGGTAATATCTTTCAGGCAGGCACTGAAAAAAAACATCATAGACAGCAATAACAATAAACTAAAAGTTAAATATGAAGCTATTTTTTTTCGGAACATGTACTAAAGAAATTAAGAAACCCAATCACCCAAAAATGGAAATTTATAAAAGCATAACGCTTTTCAAAGGTACAAAGTTAGGTAAAGGTGCGGCATTTGAACAAGTGAGGGTTCAATCTTGCTAAATTTTACCTGTTCCATCAAAACTGATGTACCTTTGCGACGCAAATTCAGACCATTTTACAACTGCAAATCAGTACTTAAATTCAAATGCACCATACTATTTCAAAAGGTTGGTTTGATACAGAAACCGCTTATCTTCTTGCTGTTTCACCAACTTCTCAAATCAACTTAAGCCGTGAAGTTGAGCAATCTATCCGTTCTTGCAGGCAATACTTAGACCATAAACTGAACGGAAATCAACAGCGCTTTTATGGCATCAACACCGGTTTCGGTGCCTTATATAATGTAGAAATTTCACCGGCAGATTTGCTTGCTCTACAAAAAAACCTGATCATGTCCCATGCTTGTGGTGCAGGACATGAGGCTCCTCCGGAGATTGTCAGGCTGATGCTTTTGCTCAAAATTCAGTCCTTGTCTTACGGTCATTCAGGTGTGCGGTTGGAAACCGTTCAGCGGCTGACCGATTTTTTTAATCTTCAAATTCATCCTGTTGTTTACGAACAAGGTTCTTTGGGGGCCTCCGGCGATTTAGCGCCCTTATCCCACCTTTCTTTACCGCTGATCGGGATGGGAGAAGTTTATTTTGAAGGAATCAAACAACCCGCAGCAGAAGTTTTGAAAAAATTCGGGCTGGAGCCGCTTATACTTCAGTCAAAAGAGGGACTGGCGCTCATCAATGGCACCCAATTCATGTCAGCCTATGCAGTCTGGTGTGTCGAACAGGCCAACTATTTAGCAAAATGTGCGGATTTGGTAGCGGCTATTTCTTATGATGCTTATGATGCGCATTATTCCCCCTTGAATCCTTTAATCCACGAAATCAGACAACAGGTTGGACAAAGGACTTCTGCTCAGCGAATTTCAGCGTTTTTGGAAGGCAGCCAAATAGGCAGTCAACCTAAAGAGCATGTGCAAGACCCCTACTCTTTCCGGTGTGTTCCTCAGGTTCATGGGGCTTCTTTAGATGCCATTGCTCATGTTAATGACTTAGTTAGCCGGGAAATCAACGCCGTTACAGACAATCCTTTGTTGTTTGAACAAGAAGACCTGATTTTGTCGGGTGGAAATTTTCACGGTCAGCCTATGGCTTTGGGCTTGGACTACCTTGCAATTGCCTTGTCCGAATTAGGCAGCATTTCGGAAAGACGCACTTTCACCCTGTTGAACGGACAAAGAAATCTTCCTCCTTTTTTGATTCAAAACTCCGGTCTTCATTCCGGTTTGATGATACCCCAATATACGGCAGCTTCCATAGTCAGTCAAAACAAACAATTATGTACCCCTGCCTCTATTGACTCCATAACCTCCTCCAACGGACAGGAAGATCATGTCAGTATGGGTGCTAATGCTGCCACCAAATGTTACCGGATTGTACAAAACCTGACCAAAATCCTTGCCATCGAATTACTGACTGCAACTCAGGCTTTAACCCTTCGAAAAACAATAAAATCAAACTCAACACTAACGAGTTCAATCACCATTGAACAGGTTTTAACCCAATACCGGCAATTTGTTCCTTTTATAGATTCCGACAGATTGCTGCATCAGGACATCCATCGCAGCATTCACTTTATCCAACATCAACTGAAGGCATTTTTAGAATAAAAAAACCCTCGCAAGGTTATTGCGAGGGTAGGTTCTGTTTAACCCTAAAAACCTAATGCAATGTCTAAAATGAATCAGTTTAAATTACAAAGTTCAAAAACCTAACCTTGCCCAAACACTTTCAGGCTCAGTTTGCTCTATCATATAAGCAGTCGGAAATAATCGTTTTAATCGCTCATCAATTTCTTTTACCGTAATCTGACCGTCCTTATTGGCATCTAACGGGGCATAATGTTTATACCCGGTTTCACCCTGCCGGTAAATGGCATAACAGTATTCTTCTCCTAAGGCATCCGGATAAAAGGCACCGAGATAAAAACTTGTCAGGTTATCTATGGGTTTGCTGTGATTTTTCACCCATTTATAGTATTTTTCAATCAGCTTCAGTTGGTCTTCATGACTCAGGTTGAGCAATTGCTCAACGGTGATATCCATTCTATTGATTTCGGAAGGTTTCCATTGAATTAACCCGATAGCGCCACTTTTTTTATTGATGGCAGCAGCATCAAATTTCGATTCTGAATACATTAATGCCATTAACCACTCCGGCGGAACGTTCAGGTTTTTAGCGATTTTCTTCACCGAGCGTTCAAATTTATTGACATCTTCTATGTATGGTTTTGCTTCTTCGATGAGGTAAAATTCGGATTCCGATTCTGAGGATGTTTGAAATAAAGAAGCAGAAAACAAATTTTTGCTTGACTTAATCAAAACAAACGTAATG
This is a stretch of genomic DNA from Sphingobacteriales bacterium. It encodes these proteins:
- a CDS encoding M23 family metallopeptidase, with the protein product MNKVFFLVFNIVAGVGLLTLPYIKTANAEREIKLAKREYPQNYFSQPMDIPMRLTGNFGELRSNHFHTGIDCKTNGQENLNVYALADGFVSRVAVSPRGYGNALYIDYPNGFTSVYAHINSFSGEIGDYVKRKQYELQKFEIDEKIPPSLLPVTKGQLVAKSGNTGSSNGPHLHFEMRDTETEIAINPLLFGFHVPDDIKPTITQLAIYGFKGETSGYQSPKLYATKLQNGNYVTAQNLLKVNHPRVGLGIKTQDKKNELYNINNVYGLKMYDNGNLLYAFEMEQIGFSESRYINAHIDYMLKKQEKGLVQKCFVEPANKLSIYQQAINNGIINLSDGLLHKIVIEVNDFNNNISTVSIMLQYDPLQPLSPVTEAPYNAQFSCFTDNSYQNDFLKLHLPSGCLYNDLFFQYDMKPATQTDIYSSLHQIHLNEVPIHSYCDIAIKPTTLPFELYDYALLVFKNNTGKVTPLKSRWEGNFLTGQTREFGQFYITTDIKKPTITAVNIVPGKLMTKNKSIQLKISDNLSGIDSFNGYIDNRWVLMEYDQKSARIWHTFDEITGAPGTHEFKLVVRDAKYNTAEFVAKFKR
- a CDS encoding LemA family protein; the encoded protein is MILLIVLLTLVAMLVGLYRNLQRRQFLIRAAFKQLDEIIGQASETAGKFVETLRETKGNDLNEFTIINQLRWQTTSRKVSVENKAQALNELILQFERMCRQPEQQNNLKDIPQLGNLYQTWENTLNLLDTEKETYNYAILDYNNIIKKFPYKQFGRLLRILPKTALQISN
- a CDS encoding TlpA family protein disulfide reductase, with the protein product MNLVLVQHHTGPGFNLLRIGLFIFLAIFSACDLSSGRLINGAVAPELAMYDVHGNLLSSKEILAEKKIILIDFWASWCKPCRQTNPELVKLYEKYKDADFGTAQGFTIISVSLDTDKTAWLNAIEQDNLIWPHHVCDFKGFASPAPVVFQFEKIPTTYLISEREIIIGKDQTIKWMDYELSRRVVKAGKKENDNTGS
- a CDS encoding nucleotide exchange factor GrpE; this encodes MSEKDFPIELENQPEQNIIEPVEETIHPVEEVIANLPLEEEVQKLSKELKEVQDKYLRLYAEFDNYRTRTRKEFADLVKTASKDVITELLPILDNFERAFKSFQGDAEMAKGFELIQNQLIHQLGLKGLKPMQAIGQPFDADLHEAIAEAPAPSEEQKGTVLDEVEKGYFLYDKIIRYAKVVVGN
- the dnaJ gene encoding molecular chaperone DnaJ, which codes for MQKRDYYEVLEVTKTATSEEIKKAYRKVAMKYHPDVNPGNKEAEELFKEAAEAYEVLSNSEKRAQYDRFGHSGMRGNMGGGFTNPEDIFSHFGDIFGDLFGNNFGGRGASTQRRGSNLKTKIKLSLEEISEGVQKNIKIKKYVACNTCNGIGAKSKEGVKTCSTCQGHGRVRQVTNTFLGQMQTTITCPHCEGLGTVVTNKCSTCSGTGRQYGEETISIDIPAGVNENIQLSMTNKGNVGERNGPSGDLIITIEELPHEHLKRQGSDVIYSLYISFTDAAIGNNNIEVPTLKGKAKIKIPAGTQSGKIFRLNGKGLPNLNGYGRGDQVIEVNIWTPQQLTPKETELLEQLRHLPNFQPKPEKGEKGFFEKMRDYFNG
- a CDS encoding DHCW motif cupin fold protein, coding for MSHIPFQTIDWDSVEKTEHSGETGTAIWQTIQFEGLRIRLVEYSNNYLADHWCQLGHLIYCLEGEFITELSSGQRIKLSKGDTYVVSDQLSSHRSFSENGTKLLIVDGDFLKLT
- a CDS encoding DUF1330 domain-containing protein, which encodes MIYITQLIYIAEGQEDVFDQFEDIAIPAIAKYNGKLLFRVRPDKQSYIEQNIDPPYEIHLVVFDSAQDFENFKQDEARKKFLHLKEQSIRESVIIQGEVI
- the pssA gene encoding CDP-diacylglycerol--serine O-phosphatidyltransferase, whose protein sequence is MKRQVPNFITLLNLALGCTAIILAFQGQMVWVPHLIIAAAFADFIDGLSARMLKVSSPLGMQLDSLADMVTFGVLPGVVLYQLIYEAIGYTVSWWQPLPAMLITIFSAIRLAKFNIDTRQTDGFIGVPTPTCTMFMIALVLIAQNDTYGLAAIIYKPVFLYAVTLVFSLLLVAELPMPPLKFKHLGWKGNEIKYIAVAIGLALIALLGGLGIAVSILIYIGVALVQKLLGIGKKAQVEQPSVTE
- a CDS encoding alpha-1,4-glucan--maltose-1-phosphate maltosyltransferase, with the translated sequence MKQSGQSRVVIENIVPQLDGGKHLVKRVVGQQVYVEADILADGHDTVAAILKYRFHSAKTWQNVQMTTETNDLWAAAFTVHQQGIYEYAIEAWIDYALTWQHGAIRKIDDGQHINSELLEGVQFLEKIIPHCTEEESGSLNYAIHLFKDETRYQEAILYVQSESLHDLFLKYPTKDYAVTSPFLQVYVDRYKALFSTWYEFFPRSASQEEGKHGTFKDCLKLLPRVAQMGFDVLYFPPIHPIGEVNRKGKNNSTKAEPEDVGSPWGIGSQLGGHKALHPQLGSMEDFTALLTEAKLLGIEIAMDFALQCAPDHPYVKKYPQWFKWRPDGTVQYAENPPKKYQDILPIFFETSDWQNLWDELLSIALYWAEQGITIFRVDNPHTKPFRFWEWLISEVKKKHPDVLFLSEAFTAPKIMHQLAKIGFSQSYTYFTWRIHKHEIVEYMTELTQTDSKEYFRPNFWPNTPDINPYIMQTGNEAVFMTRLFLAATLSSSYGIYGPVFEFMQFQAIPGKEEYFNSEKYELKHWNWEHANRLTYLITLLNKIRKENLALQNYNNISFCPIENNHLLAYFKTTPDHHNQLLMVVSLDPYHRQNGMVSLPYKEMKTNPGEKLVMQDLISGNSYIWEKEMNYVELGPELPFHLFKIKKMMWSS